A stretch of the Chelonia mydas isolate rCheMyd1 chromosome 5, rCheMyd1.pri.v2, whole genome shotgun sequence genome encodes the following:
- the LOC119566681 gene encoding interferon beta-like, producing MISRSLLQFCLVLLFSREISCLDCNRLHVLQTRMNSESLERLEKMGGNFPFQCLNEGTASKPKDILKLRLSHQENAKVAIQQILQELFHIFNNNLTQAAWNGTSIKEFQNGLHQQIEKLETCLSAEMEKEVTYPGNENLLLTSLKLKRYFQTIEDFLKEKQYSRCAWEIIRVEISRCFLMLDKLTKRLENEARDASSNDAMKTAE from the exons ATGATCAGCAGGAGTTTGCTGCAATTTTGCCTCGTGCTGCTCTTCTCCAGGGAAATCTCATGTCTGGACTGTAACAGGCTGCATGTTCTACAAACCAGAATGAACAGTGAGAGTTTAGAGCGTCTGGAGAAAATGGGTGGCAACTTTCCCTTCCAATGTCTAAATGAAGGGACAGCTTCCAAGCCCAAAGATATCCTCAAGCTCCGACTGTCCCACCAAGAGAATGCCAAGGTAGCCATCCAGCAGATCCTCCAAGAGCTCTTCCATATCTTTAACAACAATCTCACCCAAGCTGCCTGGAATGGGACTTCCATAAAGGAATTCCAAAATGGACTTCACCAGCAGATTGAGAAGCTGGAGACGTGTTTGAGTGCTGAGATGGAAAAGGAGGTAACCTACCCAGGAAATGAGAACCTCCTGCTCACCAGCCTCAAACTGAAGAGATACTTCCAGACAATAGAggatttcctgaaagaaaagcaatacagccGGTGTGCCTGGGAGATCATCCGTGTGGAAATATCCAGATGTTTCCTCATGCTCGACAAACTCACCAAGAGACTTGAAAATGAAG CACGTGATGCTTCCAGTAATGATGCTATGAAAACAGCTGAATGA